One region of uncultured Sulfurimonas sp. genomic DNA includes:
- a CDS encoding ABC transporter permease gives MKTLIVPYLVKRFLRFDKDQPFIFLSALLAFLGITLGVMVLLIAMALMNGFDKEFKKKLTIMNYPLTVIPKFYGAVNEDLLLDLETKFPELSFSPYVQSAIMARSGTKLEGGYIFGVNFKDEAKVNSVLADAIQKNNFSKFDVLVGKSLKDEFNLYIDDRLMYIFTHVEPGGLSITPKIKRFKVKGIFDSGLSAYDKAYSYTTLSSMQSMLGVPSNQFDGIHVFSNNPHKDILKIKEILPISVSVKGWWEDNVNFFAALELEKASLFIVLMLIILIAAINIISSLLMTVMNRRSEIALLLSLGATTKEIKKVFLYLGIVIGVSGILAGIVFGMSGLWVLSTFDIVSLPKDVYPTTTLPLDLSVKDFFLIVMGAFAIVIVSSYYPAKKASEVDILTVLRNE, from the coding sequence ATGGTTCTTCTTATTGCTATGGCACTTATGAATGGTTTTGATAAAGAGTTTAAAAAAAAGCTTACTATAATGAACTATCCACTTACTGTTATTCCAAAATTTTATGGAGCAGTTAATGAAGATCTCTTACTTGATTTAGAAACAAAATTTCCAGAGCTTAGTTTTAGTCCATATGTGCAATCAGCCATTATGGCAAGAAGTGGTACAAAGCTAGAGGGTGGATATATTTTCGGTGTTAATTTTAAAGATGAAGCAAAAGTAAATAGTGTCTTAGCAGATGCTATACAAAAAAATAATTTTTCAAAATTTGATGTACTTGTAGGAAAAAGTTTAAAAGATGAATTTAATCTATATATTGATGATAGATTAATGTATATTTTTACTCATGTTGAACCAGGTGGACTCTCAATAACTCCTAAAATTAAAAGATTCAAAGTTAAGGGTATCTTTGATTCAGGGCTCAGTGCTTATGACAAGGCGTATAGTTATACAACATTGTCTTCTATGCAATCAATGCTAGGAGTTCCATCAAATCAATTTGATGGAATACATGTGTTTTCAAACAATCCTCATAAAGATATTTTAAAAATCAAAGAAATATTGCCAATTAGTGTGAGTGTAAAAGGGTGGTGGGAAGATAATGTCAATTTTTTTGCAGCCTTAGAGCTTGAAAAAGCTTCTCTGTTTATTGTTTTAATGCTTATTATTTTAATAGCAGCTATAAATATAATTTCTTCATTATTAATGACTGTAATGAATAGAAGAAGTGAAATAGCACTTCTTCTATCTTTAGGTGCAACTACTAAGGAAATCAAAAAGGTATTTTTATATCTTGGTATAGTAATTGGAGTTAGTGGTATTTTAGCTGGAATTGTTTTTGGTATGAGTGGATTATGGGTTTTAAGTACTTTTGATATTGTCTCTTTACCAAAAGATGTTTATCCAACTACTACTTTACCTCTTGATTTGAGTGTTAAAGATTTCTTTCTTATAGTTATGGGTGCTTTTGCAATTGTGATAGTATCTTCTTATTATCCTGCTAAGAAAGCAAGTGAAGTGGATATATTGACTGTTTTAAGAAACGAATAA